Proteins encoded in a region of the Fusibacter sp. A1 genome:
- a CDS encoding adenosine deaminase yields MDELFKKALLENDLALLMQVDKSDLHNHSTRGGNKRYIEQWTGASIEACPKMKSLDEMNVWYQKNIKILFSGRIGYEKRIDAAFIQAEQDGVKELHMSVGIGEEAMYGGSVSDLVENMKRAHLQYAPKINFAPEIAWSTYDDYDLSNEKLDEFLATGYFKSFDMYGCEEEVPTYKELFRKVKRSGLILKAHVGEFGSAELVQRAVEELELDQVQHGIAVANSPKVMNWLRDHRIQLNVCPTSNVLLSRVAGYETHPIKKLYEHGVRVTINSDDMLIFDQSVSQEYLNLYRSGNLDVEALNLIRKYGLGY; encoded by the coding sequence GTGGATGAGCTATTTAAAAAGGCACTGCTTGAGAACGATTTAGCACTTTTAATGCAGGTAGATAAGTCGGACCTGCATAACCATAGCACCAGAGGTGGAAACAAACGGTACATTGAACAGTGGACGGGTGCAAGTATTGAGGCGTGTCCTAAAATGAAGAGCCTGGATGAGATGAACGTATGGTATCAGAAAAACATAAAAATCCTATTCTCAGGTAGAATCGGTTATGAGAAACGTATCGATGCTGCGTTTATTCAGGCAGAACAAGACGGAGTCAAGGAACTGCATATGAGCGTGGGTATTGGTGAAGAAGCCATGTATGGCGGTTCGGTTTCCGACTTGGTTGAGAATATGAAAAGAGCTCACCTTCAATATGCTCCGAAAATAAATTTTGCGCCAGAAATCGCTTGGAGCACCTATGATGATTACGATCTATCAAATGAGAAATTGGATGAGTTTTTAGCGACAGGTTACTTCAAATCTTTTGATATGTACGGATGCGAGGAAGAGGTACCGACTTACAAGGAACTTTTCAGAAAGGTAAAAAGAAGCGGGCTTATTTTAAAAGCGCATGTTGGTGAATTTGGTAGTGCCGAGCTTGTGCAAAGAGCGGTGGAGGAACTGGAGCTCGACCAGGTACAGCACGGGATTGCTGTGGCAAATTCCCCAAAAGTGATGAACTGGCTTAGAGACCATAGGATTCAACTGAACGTTTGTCCTACGAGTAATGTACTGCTCTCAAGAGTCGCTGGTTATGAAACGCATCCGATTAAAAAACTATACGAACATGGAGTCAGAGTGACCATCAATTCGGATGATATGCTCATCTTTGACCAAAGTGTTTCTCAGGAGTATCTGAATCTTTACCGATCGGGAAACCTGGATGTGGAAGCGTTGAACCTTATTCGTAAATACGGATTGGGTTACTGA
- a CDS encoding 2-oxoacid:acceptor oxidoreductase family protein, with protein MFEIRWHGRGGQGSFTGAKLLGEAAAIFDKRYAQAFPSFGPERRGAPVLGFNRISDVPVTDRSELKACDVIVFLDDTLWSEAYLSDLKEDAVVLMNTTSSVNDPRIKTIDATGMAIDIIKRPIGNTAMLGFLAALKPEIVSYKACEDAVASSLKPSLAQMNIELLKAAFDYGKEYK; from the coding sequence GTGTTTGAGATTAGATGGCATGGCCGTGGGGGCCAAGGTAGTTTTACTGGAGCTAAGCTTTTGGGTGAGGCTGCGGCGATTTTTGACAAGCGTTATGCTCAGGCTTTTCCTTCGTTCGGTCCAGAGCGAAGAGGTGCACCTGTACTAGGATTCAATCGAATTTCGGATGTTCCTGTTACAGACAGAAGTGAACTCAAAGCATGTGATGTGATTGTGTTTTTGGATGACACTTTATGGTCGGAAGCGTATTTGTCGGATTTGAAAGAGGATGCTGTTGTTCTGATGAACACGACTTCTAGTGTGAATGATCCTAGAATCAAAACAATCGATGCGACAGGTATGGCGATCGATATTATTAAAAGACCGATTGGGAATACTGCGATGTTGGGTTTTTTAGCGGCATTGAAACCTGAGATTGTTTCTTATAAGGCATGCGAGGATGCGGTGGCTTCTTCTTTAAAGCCTTCGCTCGCTCAGATGAACATTGAACTGCTGAAAGCTGCTTTTGACTACGGAAAGGAGTACAAATAA
- a CDS encoding NUDIX domain-containing protein, giving the protein MSNYRLSSRGIVIHDEHILLNEFDHGAYYNIPGGGVEAEETLRDACVRELLEESGYTVITKELLYMFEYNPVRDEFLYGSRGGIGYVFRCELVDPTKRVEPSVIDGGPVGSTIVSTGAKWIPLDKLGSINLVPPIAQKIISDYEKQVRITQFLEDIH; this is encoded by the coding sequence ATGAGTAATTACCGGTTAAGTTCTAGAGGAATCGTCATACATGATGAACATATTCTATTAAATGAGTTTGATCATGGCGCTTATTACAACATACCTGGCGGCGGCGTTGAAGCTGAGGAAACATTACGTGACGCATGTGTTAGGGAACTGCTTGAAGAGAGCGGCTATACTGTTATCACCAAAGAGCTCTTGTATATGTTTGAGTATAATCCCGTCCGTGACGAGTTTTTATATGGATCACGCGGTGGTATTGGTTATGTATTCAGATGTGAGCTCGTTGATCCCACCAAAAGAGTGGAGCCTTCTGTAATAGATGGAGGTCCTGTAGGTTCAACTATTGTTTCTACAGGTGCTAAATGGATTCCACTGGACAAGTTAGGCAGTATTAACCTTGTACCACCGATCGCGCAGAAGATCATAAGCGATTACGAGAAGCAGGTTAGAATCACCCAGTTTTTAGAAGATATCCATTGA